The Magnolia sinica isolate HGM2019 chromosome 10, MsV1, whole genome shotgun sequence genome includes a window with the following:
- the LOC131257783 gene encoding proteasome activator subunit 4 isoform X2 encodes MQTHFSRNTGPEGWRLRQRHFEAVTSLIQSCRNFFPSGSAAEIWSEFGSLMENPWHNSSFEGSGFVKLFLPANMENRDFFSQDWIKQCLDLWDSIPNCQFWDIQWAAVMARCIKHYNSIDWECFLPVLFTRFLNMFEVPVANGNGSYPFSVDVPRNMRFLFSSKVVTPAKAIAKSIVYLLKPGSSAQEYFEKMSNLLEQYYHPSNGGRWTYSLERLLRYLVLTFQQRLRHEQQNADDNGHAELSLGKTERAAFVKVVLKLIDRGQYSKNESLAETVAAATSILAYAEPSLVLPFIASRFHLALETMTATHQLKTAVTSVAFAGRALFLASVSDTPSITDGLGGADAFTDLIIISLNNALLGMDANDPPKTLATMQLIGSVFSNLSALDENEDGPTFLSAISSSEWLDEFFCRLFSLLLHLEPSSVLNEGIHTSATSGTFLVEDGPYYFCMLEILLGKLSKTLYNQALKKIAKFVNSNILPGAIAEVGLLCCACVHSNPEEAVVHLIEPILNSVISSLKGIPISGFGGRGITDGSFSTKATLSPALETAIDYQLKVLSVAISYGGPVLLRYGDQFKEAIASAFEAPSWKVNGAGDHVLRSLLGSLVIYYPVDQYKCFSHHPAAAVLEEWISTKDYQNKEPSLTPKWHIPSEDEVLFANELLDLHFRSALDDLLKICQNKIHSDPGNEKEHLKVTLLRIDSSLQGILSCLPDFRPSFRNGSATDQDFSSFIIAGASGSTVGSPELREKAAKIIHVASRYLLEERSDDSILFILTIRVMDALVNFGSLEYDEWANHRQAWKLESAAIIEPPTNFIVSSHAPGKRRPRWALIDKAYMHNTWRSSQSSYHRFRTNSNLSPSEHAVLLMDDLLTLSSHNYETVRSLAGKSLLKMLKRWPSLIGKCVLTLTESLRDPNAPEHAVLGSCTILATQTVLRHLTLDPKSFSSFLLGILSSSHHETLKAQKAINELFVKYNIHFSGVSRSILRNSDKSERPEFADLVSQIGSMSFDTTGLHWRYNLMANRVLLLLTMASRSDSDSSSMILAETAGHFLKSLKSQLPQTRMLAISALNILLGESRHKISGQEDGQCAEDFKGQANSSFEGALSKVFQEEGFFNETLNSLSHVHIITDTDGTSSRGNHGASFQSLADKSITRFYFDFSASWPRTPSWISLLGTDMFYSSFARIFKRLIQECGMSVMVALQNALEEFSDAKERSRQCVAAEALAGVLHSDINGLLEAWDHWLMNQLDKIILAPSVDSIPEWAACIRYAVTGKGKYGTRVPLLRQRILDCLVKPLPQSVPTNVVAKRYAFLSASLIEISPPKMPVAEIQFHDKLLQELLDNMSHPSAQVREAIGIALSVLCSNKRLFASFTLTQVQEGPESSVNDPFGRGNWDQHLMERASKLAVNIQNASQSDNVESPMDITRENGPSNDESREDVKWMETMFHFVISSLKSGRSSHLLDIIVGLLYPIISLQETSNKDLSILAKAAFELLKWRIIPQPHLQKAVSVLLSAVNDPNWRTRSATLTYLRTFMYRHIFILSSAEKQEIWKNIEKLLIDNQVEVREHAAAVLAGLLKGGDEDIAKDFRDRAFSEAHSIQKKRKQRNSNSGQSIASTHGAVLALAASVLSVPYDMPSWLPDHVTLLARFIGEPSPVRSTVTKAVAEFRRTHADTWNFQKDSFTEDQLEVLADTSSSSSYFA; translated from the exons ATCCTTAATGGAAAATCCTTGGCATAATTCGTCCTTTGAAGGTTCTGGATTTGTGAAACTGTTTCTTCCGGCAAACATGGAGAACCGTGACTTCTTTTCACA GGATTGGATCAAACAGTGCCTAGATCTGTGGGATTCAATACCAAATTGCCAGTTTTGGGATATTCAATGGGCAGCAGTTATGGCTCGCTGTATAAAGCACTACAATTCTATTGACTGGGAGTGTTTCTTACCAGTGCTTTTTACACGATTCTTGAATATGTTTGAG GTTCCTGTAGCAAATGGAAATGGATCATATCCTTTTTCTGTGGATGTTCCAAGAAATATGAGGTTCTTGTTTTCCAGCAAAGTGGTTACCCCTGCCAAGGCCATTGCCAAGTCAATT GTGTATCTGTTGAAGCCTGGGAGTTCTGCACAAGAGTACTTTGAGAAAATGTCAAACCTATTAGAACA ATATTACCATCCATCAAACGGGGGCCGCTGGACTTACTCATTAGAGCGTCTGCTGCGGTACTTAGTACTTACCTTCCAACAACGGCTTCGTCATGAGCAACA AAATGCAGATGACAACGGACATGCTGAACTCTCTTTGGGAAAAACAGAAAGAGCTGCTTTTGTCAAAGTGGTGCTGAAGTTAATTGATCGCGGCCAGTACAGCAAAAACGAATCTCTTGCTGAAACTGTTGCTGCTGCAACTTCCATTTTAGCATATGCAGAGCCTTCCTTGGTGCTTCCATTTATTGCATCTCGGTTCCACCTGGCCTTGGAGACG ATGACGGCTACCCACCAGTTGAAGACTGCTGTCACATCTGTTGCGTTTGCTGGGCGTGCTCTGTTTCTTGCTTCTGTTTCAGACACTCCATCCATAACTGATGGTCTCGGCGGTGCAGATGCCTTCACTGATCTTATAATTATTTCATTAAACAATGCATTACTTGGTATGGATGCCAATGATCCTCCAAAGACCTTGGCAACCATGCAATTGATTGGTTCTGTATTCTCCAAT TTATCAGCACTAgatgaaaatgaagatgggcccacattTCTCTCAGCCATCAGTTCTTCCGAATGGCTTGATGAGTTCTTCTGTCGCCTGTTTTCTTTACTTCTACACTTGGAACCAAGCAGTGTTTT AAATGAAGGGATCCATACATCAGCGACATCTGGAACTTTCCTGGTTGAAGATGGTCCTTATTATTTCTGCATGTTGGAGATCTTACTTGGGAAGCTGTCCAAAACTTTATATAATCAG GCATTGAAGAAAATTGCCAAGTTTGTCAACAGTAATATTCTTCCTGGAGCTATTGCGGAGGTCGGGCTTCTTTGTTGTGCATGTGTTCACTCTAATCCAGAGGAGGCAGTTGTGCACCTTATTGAACCGATCTTGAATTCTGTCATCTCCTCTTTGAAAGGAATCCCCATCTCTGGCTTTGGTGGGAGAGGAATTACTGATGGTTCTTTTTCAACCAAG GCAACACTTTCTCCAGCTCTAGAAACAGCAATTGATTATCAACTGAAGGTGTTATCGGTTGCGATCAGTTATGGAGGTCCTGTGCTGCTTCGGTACGGGGATCAATTCAAAGAAGCAATTGCATCTGCATTTGAAGCTCCTTCCTGGAAG GTTAATGGAGCGGGGGATCACGTTCTTCGCTCCCTTCTTGGTAGCCTGGTCATTTATTATCCTGTTGACCAGTACAA GTGCTTTTCACATCATCCTGCTGCTGCTGTATTAGAAGAATGGATTAGCACAAAAGATTATCAGAACAAAGAGCCATCATTGACCCCTAAGTGGCACATTCCTAGTGAGGATGAAGTGCTGTTTGCAAATGAACTTTTAGACCTTCATTTTCGATCAGCTTTAGATGATCTTCTCAAAATATGTCAGAACAAAATTCATTCTGATCCAG GAAATGAGAAGGAGCACTTAAAAGTGACCCTGTTGCGCATTGACTCTTCATTGCAAGGCATTTTGTCTTGCTTGCCTGATTTTCGTCCATCCTTTAGGAATGGGAGTGCCACAGATCAGGACTTCAGTTCTTTCATAATTGCTGGAGCATCTGGTTCTACTGTTGGTAGTCCTGAACTGAGGGAAAAAGCTGCAAAGATTATACATGTAGCTTCAAG ATACTTGTTGGAAGAAAGATCAGATGATAGCATCCTTTTCATACTTACCATCCGTGTAATGGATGCTCTAGTAAATTTCG GAAGCTTGGAGTATGATGAGTGGGCAAATCACAGACAGGCTTGGAAATTGGAATCTGCTGCTATAATAGAGCCTCCAACGAATTTTATTGTCTCCTCGCATGCTCCAGGGAAGAGGAG ACCCAGGTGGGCACTTATTGACAAGGCATACATGCATAATACATGGCGATCTTCACAATCGTCATATCATCGATTTCGTACAAACAGCAATTTATCTCCATCAGAGCATGCCGTTCTTTTGATGGATGATCTTCTCACCCTCTCTTCTCATAACTACGAAACAGTTCGTTC ACTTGCAGGAAAATCTCTCTTGAAGATGCTCAAACGTTGGCCATCACTGATTGGGAAATGTGTTCTTACCCTTACTGAGAGCTTGCGTGATCCAAATGCACCAGAACATGCTGTGCTAGGTTCTTGCACAATCCTTGCAACGCAAACTGTTCTTAGACATTTGACACTG GATCCAAAGTCCTTCTCTTCATTTCTTTTGGGGATTCTTTCTAG CTCCCACCATGAAACATTGAAAGCACAGAAGGCCATCAATGAG CTTTTTGTCAAATACAACATCCATTTCTCTGGAGTGTCAAGGAGCATTTTAAGGAATTCTGACAAGTCAGAACGGCCAGAGTTTGCAGATTTGGTTTCTCAGATTGGTTCTATGAGCTTTGATACCACTGGTCTGCATTGGAG gtATAATCTGATGGCTAATAGAGTACTGTTGTTGTTAACTATGGCTTCTAGGAGTGACTCAGATTCGTCTTCAATGATTCTCGCTGAAACTGCTG GACACTTCTTAAAGAGTTTAAAAAGTCAACTTCCTCAGACAAGGATGCTTGCAATTTCAGCTTTAAACATATTGTTGGGAGAATCACGACACAAAATCTCTGGTCAGGAAGATGGCCAATGTGCTGAGGACTTTAAAGGACAGGCTAACTCTTCCTTCGAAGGGGCTTTGAGTAAAGTATTCCAGGAAGAGGGATTCTTCAATGAAACACTGAATAGTCTTTCTCACGTCCATATAATTACTGATACCGATGGCACATCTTCCAGAGGAAATCATGGGGCTTCCTTCCAGAGCCTGGCAGACAAATCGATCACACGTTTTTATTTTGACTTCTCAGCTTCATGGCCACGCACCCCTAGTTGGATCTCTTTGTTGGGGACCGATATGTTTTACTCAAGCTTCGCACGCATTTTCAAACGGCTGATACAAGAATGTGGAATGTCAGTTATGGTTGCACTTCAAAATGcattggaggagttttcagatgCAAAAGAGAGGTCAAGGCAGTGTGTTGCTGCTGAAGCTTTGGCTGGAGTGCTGCATTCTGACATCAATGGTCTTTTAGAAGCCTGGGATCACTGGCTAATGAATCAACTGGACAAGATCATTCTTGCACCGTCAGTGGATTCCATACCTGAGTGGGCAGCTTGCATACGATATGCAGTTACAGGGAAAGGAAAATATGGGACGAGGGTTCCCCTTTTGAGGCAAAGAATTTTGGATTGCCTGGTGAAACCTTTACCTCAATCAGTGCCGACTAATGTAGTTGCCAAGAGGTATGCTTTTCTCTCTGCTTCACTAATTGAAATATCTCCTCCCAAAATGCCAGTCGCAGAGATCCAGTTCCATGATAAACTTCTGCAAGAGTTGCTGGATAATATGAGCCATCCATCTGCTCAg GTAAGGGAAGCTATTGGTATTGCCCTTTCTGTACTGTGCTCAAACAAGCGGCTTTTTGCATCCTTTACTCTTACACAAGTACAAGAAGGGCCAGAAAGTAGTGTGAATGACCCATTTGGAAGGGGGAACTGGGATCAACATTTGATGGAGAGGGCTTCTAAACTGGCAGTGAATATCCAGAACGCTAGTCAGTCGGATAATGTGGAGTCTCCAATGGACATAACTCGTGAAAATGGTCCCTCAAATGATGAGTCACGAGAAGACGTTAAGTGGATGGAAACG ATGTTCCATTTCGTTATTTCATCTTTGAAGTCGGGCAGATCTTCGCATTTGTTAGACATAATTGTGGGTCTTCTTTATCCTATCATTTCCTTGCAG GAAACATCAAATAAAGATTTATCAATATTGGCCAAGGCAGCTTTTGAATTATTAAAATGGAGGATTATTCCACAGCCACATCTACAGAAGGCTGTATCAGTGCTTCTCTCAGCAGTCAATGATCCGAACTGGCGAACTAGATCGGCAACTCTGACTTATCTCCGAACTTTTATGTACAG GCATATTTTCATTCTATCGAGTGCAGAGAAGCAAGAAATCTGGAAAAATATTGAGAAGTTACTTATAGACAACCAAGTTGAG GTGAGGGAGCATGCTGCAGCAGTTCTTGCGGGGTtgttgaagggtggagatgaagATATAGCCAAGGACTTCCGTGATAGAGCATTCTCAGAGGCACATTctattcaaaagaaaagaaaacagag AAACTCAAATTCAGGTCAGTCTATAGCTTCTACACACGGTGCAGTCCTTGCTTTGGCCGCTTCAGTCCTATCAGTCCCTTACGACATGCCCAG cTGGCTACCTGATCATGTGACATTATTGGCTCGATTCATTGGCGAGCCATCCCCTGTAAGATCTACAGTGACAAAAGCAGTAGCAGAGTTCCGGCGAACCCATGCAGACACCTGGAACTTCCAGAAAGATTCTTTTACTGAAGATCAGCTTGAG GTTTTGGCAGATACATCATCATCTTCGTCATATTTTGCTTGA
- the LOC131257784 gene encoding transcription factor MYB80, with translation MGRIPCCEKENVKRGQWTPEEDNKLSSYIAQHGTRNWRLIPKNAGLQRCGKSCRLRWTNYLRPDLKHGEFSEAEEQTIVKLHSVVGNRWSLIAAQLPGRTDNDVKNHWNTKLKKKLSGMGIDPVTHKSFSHLMAEIATTLAPPQVAHLAEAALGCFKDEMLHLLTKKRIDFQLQRVATTSGYDMAPLPGSNPTATHIAGKPDDKDDTIQKIKIGLSRAIQEPVNLTSNKPWTMVSNGETSDGFAGICNTFPITTVGGFQYGASSYGNDGEGSPWSQSMCTGSTCTGGDQRGGGSLREKGEEDDGEEAEGGKASGKSAAASVFNSDCVLWDLSDDLMNPIV, from the exons ATGGGAAGGATACCGTGCTGTGAGAAGGAGAATGTGAAGAGGGGGCAGTGGACCCCAGAAGAAGATAACAAGCTATCCTCTTACATCGCCCAGCATGGGACCCGCAACTGGCGCCTCATCCCTAAAAATGctg GCTTGCAGAGATGTGGGAAGAGTTGCAGGCTGAGGTGGACCAACTACCTCCGTCCGGACCTCAAACATGGCGAGTTCTCGGAAGCGGAAGAGCAGACCATCGTCAAGCTCCATTCTGTCGTTGGAAACAG GTGGTCACTGATCGCAGCTCAACTTCCAGGCCGCACCGATAACGATGTGAAGAACCATTGGAATACTAAGCTGAAGAAGAAGCTATCAGGCATGGGAATTGATCCTGTCACCCACAAATCTTTCTCCCACCTCATGGCAGAGATCGCTACCACCCTCGCCCCACCTcaagtggcccaccttgctgaggCTGCACTCGGCTGTTTCAAAGACGAGATGCTTCACCTCCTCACAAAGAAACGCATTGACTTCCAACTCCAACGTGTGGCCACCACCTCTGGATACGACATGGCCCCACTTCCAGGCAGCAACCCCACAGCCACCCACATTGCTGGGAAACCTGATGACAAGGATGACACCATCCAAAAGATCAAGATAGGCCTCTCAAGGGCCATACAAGAACCCGTCAATCTTACTTCTAACAAACCATGGACCATGGTCTCTAACGGGGAGACATCCGACGGCTTTGCTGGAATCTGCAATACATTTCCAATAACAACGGTCGGCGGGTTCCAGTATGGAGCATCATCGTACGGCAACGATGGGGAGGGCTCGCCATGGAGCCAGAGTATGTGCACGGGGAGCACATGCACGGGTGGGGACCAACGGGGTGGCGGCAGCCTGCGTGAGAAAGgtgaggaagatgatggagaaGAAGCCGAGGGCGGAAAAGCTTCTGGAAAAAGTGCTGCAGCCAGCGTGTTTAATTCGGATTGTGTTTTGTGGGATTTGTCTGATGATCTGATGAATCCTATTGTCTAG
- the LOC131257783 gene encoding proteasome activator subunit 4 isoform X1, translating to MHLYNAWLPPPVAAETNRERESFASVVRSVKELWRSDDPESVYSTLKWISVIELFVRAKSEVSLEDVAALVEVGLEIFRISENKLYAQVRWGNILVRLLKKYGKKLSLSVQWRPFYDTLMQTHFSRNTGPEGWRLRQRHFEAVTSLIQSCRNFFPSGSAAEIWSEFGSLMENPWHNSSFEGSGFVKLFLPANMENRDFFSQDWIKQCLDLWDSIPNCQFWDIQWAAVMARCIKHYNSIDWECFLPVLFTRFLNMFEVPVANGNGSYPFSVDVPRNMRFLFSSKVVTPAKAIAKSIVYLLKPGSSAQEYFEKMSNLLEQYYHPSNGGRWTYSLERLLRYLVLTFQQRLRHEQQNADDNGHAELSLGKTERAAFVKVVLKLIDRGQYSKNESLAETVAAATSILAYAEPSLVLPFIASRFHLALETMTATHQLKTAVTSVAFAGRALFLASVSDTPSITDGLGGADAFTDLIIISLNNALLGMDANDPPKTLATMQLIGSVFSNLSALDENEDGPTFLSAISSSEWLDEFFCRLFSLLLHLEPSSVLNEGIHTSATSGTFLVEDGPYYFCMLEILLGKLSKTLYNQALKKIAKFVNSNILPGAIAEVGLLCCACVHSNPEEAVVHLIEPILNSVISSLKGIPISGFGGRGITDGSFSTKATLSPALETAIDYQLKVLSVAISYGGPVLLRYGDQFKEAIASAFEAPSWKVNGAGDHVLRSLLGSLVIYYPVDQYKCFSHHPAAAVLEEWISTKDYQNKEPSLTPKWHIPSEDEVLFANELLDLHFRSALDDLLKICQNKIHSDPGNEKEHLKVTLLRIDSSLQGILSCLPDFRPSFRNGSATDQDFSSFIIAGASGSTVGSPELREKAAKIIHVASRYLLEERSDDSILFILTIRVMDALVNFGSLEYDEWANHRQAWKLESAAIIEPPTNFIVSSHAPGKRRPRWALIDKAYMHNTWRSSQSSYHRFRTNSNLSPSEHAVLLMDDLLTLSSHNYETVRSLAGKSLLKMLKRWPSLIGKCVLTLTESLRDPNAPEHAVLGSCTILATQTVLRHLTLDPKSFSSFLLGILSSSHHETLKAQKAINELFVKYNIHFSGVSRSILRNSDKSERPEFADLVSQIGSMSFDTTGLHWRYNLMANRVLLLLTMASRSDSDSSSMILAETAGHFLKSLKSQLPQTRMLAISALNILLGESRHKISGQEDGQCAEDFKGQANSSFEGALSKVFQEEGFFNETLNSLSHVHIITDTDGTSSRGNHGASFQSLADKSITRFYFDFSASWPRTPSWISLLGTDMFYSSFARIFKRLIQECGMSVMVALQNALEEFSDAKERSRQCVAAEALAGVLHSDINGLLEAWDHWLMNQLDKIILAPSVDSIPEWAACIRYAVTGKGKYGTRVPLLRQRILDCLVKPLPQSVPTNVVAKRYAFLSASLIEISPPKMPVAEIQFHDKLLQELLDNMSHPSAQVREAIGIALSVLCSNKRLFASFTLTQVQEGPESSVNDPFGRGNWDQHLMERASKLAVNIQNASQSDNVESPMDITRENGPSNDESREDVKWMETMFHFVISSLKSGRSSHLLDIIVGLLYPIISLQETSNKDLSILAKAAFELLKWRIIPQPHLQKAVSVLLSAVNDPNWRTRSATLTYLRTFMYRHIFILSSAEKQEIWKNIEKLLIDNQVEVREHAAAVLAGLLKGGDEDIAKDFRDRAFSEAHSIQKKRKQRNSNSGQSIASTHGAVLALAASVLSVPYDMPSWLPDHVTLLARFIGEPSPVRSTVTKAVAEFRRTHADTWNFQKDSFTEDQLEVLADTSSSSSYFA from the exons ATCCTTAATGGAAAATCCTTGGCATAATTCGTCCTTTGAAGGTTCTGGATTTGTGAAACTGTTTCTTCCGGCAAACATGGAGAACCGTGACTTCTTTTCACA GGATTGGATCAAACAGTGCCTAGATCTGTGGGATTCAATACCAAATTGCCAGTTTTGGGATATTCAATGGGCAGCAGTTATGGCTCGCTGTATAAAGCACTACAATTCTATTGACTGGGAGTGTTTCTTACCAGTGCTTTTTACACGATTCTTGAATATGTTTGAG GTTCCTGTAGCAAATGGAAATGGATCATATCCTTTTTCTGTGGATGTTCCAAGAAATATGAGGTTCTTGTTTTCCAGCAAAGTGGTTACCCCTGCCAAGGCCATTGCCAAGTCAATT GTGTATCTGTTGAAGCCTGGGAGTTCTGCACAAGAGTACTTTGAGAAAATGTCAAACCTATTAGAACA ATATTACCATCCATCAAACGGGGGCCGCTGGACTTACTCATTAGAGCGTCTGCTGCGGTACTTAGTACTTACCTTCCAACAACGGCTTCGTCATGAGCAACA AAATGCAGATGACAACGGACATGCTGAACTCTCTTTGGGAAAAACAGAAAGAGCTGCTTTTGTCAAAGTGGTGCTGAAGTTAATTGATCGCGGCCAGTACAGCAAAAACGAATCTCTTGCTGAAACTGTTGCTGCTGCAACTTCCATTTTAGCATATGCAGAGCCTTCCTTGGTGCTTCCATTTATTGCATCTCGGTTCCACCTGGCCTTGGAGACG ATGACGGCTACCCACCAGTTGAAGACTGCTGTCACATCTGTTGCGTTTGCTGGGCGTGCTCTGTTTCTTGCTTCTGTTTCAGACACTCCATCCATAACTGATGGTCTCGGCGGTGCAGATGCCTTCACTGATCTTATAATTATTTCATTAAACAATGCATTACTTGGTATGGATGCCAATGATCCTCCAAAGACCTTGGCAACCATGCAATTGATTGGTTCTGTATTCTCCAAT TTATCAGCACTAgatgaaaatgaagatgggcccacattTCTCTCAGCCATCAGTTCTTCCGAATGGCTTGATGAGTTCTTCTGTCGCCTGTTTTCTTTACTTCTACACTTGGAACCAAGCAGTGTTTT AAATGAAGGGATCCATACATCAGCGACATCTGGAACTTTCCTGGTTGAAGATGGTCCTTATTATTTCTGCATGTTGGAGATCTTACTTGGGAAGCTGTCCAAAACTTTATATAATCAG GCATTGAAGAAAATTGCCAAGTTTGTCAACAGTAATATTCTTCCTGGAGCTATTGCGGAGGTCGGGCTTCTTTGTTGTGCATGTGTTCACTCTAATCCAGAGGAGGCAGTTGTGCACCTTATTGAACCGATCTTGAATTCTGTCATCTCCTCTTTGAAAGGAATCCCCATCTCTGGCTTTGGTGGGAGAGGAATTACTGATGGTTCTTTTTCAACCAAG GCAACACTTTCTCCAGCTCTAGAAACAGCAATTGATTATCAACTGAAGGTGTTATCGGTTGCGATCAGTTATGGAGGTCCTGTGCTGCTTCGGTACGGGGATCAATTCAAAGAAGCAATTGCATCTGCATTTGAAGCTCCTTCCTGGAAG GTTAATGGAGCGGGGGATCACGTTCTTCGCTCCCTTCTTGGTAGCCTGGTCATTTATTATCCTGTTGACCAGTACAA GTGCTTTTCACATCATCCTGCTGCTGCTGTATTAGAAGAATGGATTAGCACAAAAGATTATCAGAACAAAGAGCCATCATTGACCCCTAAGTGGCACATTCCTAGTGAGGATGAAGTGCTGTTTGCAAATGAACTTTTAGACCTTCATTTTCGATCAGCTTTAGATGATCTTCTCAAAATATGTCAGAACAAAATTCATTCTGATCCAG GAAATGAGAAGGAGCACTTAAAAGTGACCCTGTTGCGCATTGACTCTTCATTGCAAGGCATTTTGTCTTGCTTGCCTGATTTTCGTCCATCCTTTAGGAATGGGAGTGCCACAGATCAGGACTTCAGTTCTTTCATAATTGCTGGAGCATCTGGTTCTACTGTTGGTAGTCCTGAACTGAGGGAAAAAGCTGCAAAGATTATACATGTAGCTTCAAG ATACTTGTTGGAAGAAAGATCAGATGATAGCATCCTTTTCATACTTACCATCCGTGTAATGGATGCTCTAGTAAATTTCG GAAGCTTGGAGTATGATGAGTGGGCAAATCACAGACAGGCTTGGAAATTGGAATCTGCTGCTATAATAGAGCCTCCAACGAATTTTATTGTCTCCTCGCATGCTCCAGGGAAGAGGAG ACCCAGGTGGGCACTTATTGACAAGGCATACATGCATAATACATGGCGATCTTCACAATCGTCATATCATCGATTTCGTACAAACAGCAATTTATCTCCATCAGAGCATGCCGTTCTTTTGATGGATGATCTTCTCACCCTCTCTTCTCATAACTACGAAACAGTTCGTTC ACTTGCAGGAAAATCTCTCTTGAAGATGCTCAAACGTTGGCCATCACTGATTGGGAAATGTGTTCTTACCCTTACTGAGAGCTTGCGTGATCCAAATGCACCAGAACATGCTGTGCTAGGTTCTTGCACAATCCTTGCAACGCAAACTGTTCTTAGACATTTGACACTG GATCCAAAGTCCTTCTCTTCATTTCTTTTGGGGATTCTTTCTAG CTCCCACCATGAAACATTGAAAGCACAGAAGGCCATCAATGAG CTTTTTGTCAAATACAACATCCATTTCTCTGGAGTGTCAAGGAGCATTTTAAGGAATTCTGACAAGTCAGAACGGCCAGAGTTTGCAGATTTGGTTTCTCAGATTGGTTCTATGAGCTTTGATACCACTGGTCTGCATTGGAG gtATAATCTGATGGCTAATAGAGTACTGTTGTTGTTAACTATGGCTTCTAGGAGTGACTCAGATTCGTCTTCAATGATTCTCGCTGAAACTGCTG GACACTTCTTAAAGAGTTTAAAAAGTCAACTTCCTCAGACAAGGATGCTTGCAATTTCAGCTTTAAACATATTGTTGGGAGAATCACGACACAAAATCTCTGGTCAGGAAGATGGCCAATGTGCTGAGGACTTTAAAGGACAGGCTAACTCTTCCTTCGAAGGGGCTTTGAGTAAAGTATTCCAGGAAGAGGGATTCTTCAATGAAACACTGAATAGTCTTTCTCACGTCCATATAATTACTGATACCGATGGCACATCTTCCAGAGGAAATCATGGGGCTTCCTTCCAGAGCCTGGCAGACAAATCGATCACACGTTTTTATTTTGACTTCTCAGCTTCATGGCCACGCACCCCTAGTTGGATCTCTTTGTTGGGGACCGATATGTTTTACTCAAGCTTCGCACGCATTTTCAAACGGCTGATACAAGAATGTGGAATGTCAGTTATGGTTGCACTTCAAAATGcattggaggagttttcagatgCAAAAGAGAGGTCAAGGCAGTGTGTTGCTGCTGAAGCTTTGGCTGGAGTGCTGCATTCTGACATCAATGGTCTTTTAGAAGCCTGGGATCACTGGCTAATGAATCAACTGGACAAGATCATTCTTGCACCGTCAGTGGATTCCATACCTGAGTGGGCAGCTTGCATACGATATGCAGTTACAGGGAAAGGAAAATATGGGACGAGGGTTCCCCTTTTGAGGCAAAGAATTTTGGATTGCCTGGTGAAACCTTTACCTCAATCAGTGCCGACTAATGTAGTTGCCAAGAGGTATGCTTTTCTCTCTGCTTCACTAATTGAAATATCTCCTCCCAAAATGCCAGTCGCAGAGATCCAGTTCCATGATAAACTTCTGCAAGAGTTGCTGGATAATATGAGCCATCCATCTGCTCAg GTAAGGGAAGCTATTGGTATTGCCCTTTCTGTACTGTGCTCAAACAAGCGGCTTTTTGCATCCTTTACTCTTACACAAGTACAAGAAGGGCCAGAAAGTAGTGTGAATGACCCATTTGGAAGGGGGAACTGGGATCAACATTTGATGGAGAGGGCTTCTAAACTGGCAGTGAATATCCAGAACGCTAGTCAGTCGGATAATGTGGAGTCTCCAATGGACATAACTCGTGAAAATGGTCCCTCAAATGATGAGTCACGAGAAGACGTTAAGTGGATGGAAACG ATGTTCCATTTCGTTATTTCATCTTTGAAGTCGGGCAGATCTTCGCATTTGTTAGACATAATTGTGGGTCTTCTTTATCCTATCATTTCCTTGCAG GAAACATCAAATAAAGATTTATCAATATTGGCCAAGGCAGCTTTTGAATTATTAAAATGGAGGATTATTCCACAGCCACATCTACAGAAGGCTGTATCAGTGCTTCTCTCAGCAGTCAATGATCCGAACTGGCGAACTAGATCGGCAACTCTGACTTATCTCCGAACTTTTATGTACAG GCATATTTTCATTCTATCGAGTGCAGAGAAGCAAGAAATCTGGAAAAATATTGAGAAGTTACTTATAGACAACCAAGTTGAG GTGAGGGAGCATGCTGCAGCAGTTCTTGCGGGGTtgttgaagggtggagatgaagATATAGCCAAGGACTTCCGTGATAGAGCATTCTCAGAGGCACATTctattcaaaagaaaagaaaacagag AAACTCAAATTCAGGTCAGTCTATAGCTTCTACACACGGTGCAGTCCTTGCTTTGGCCGCTTCAGTCCTATCAGTCCCTTACGACATGCCCAG cTGGCTACCTGATCATGTGACATTATTGGCTCGATTCATTGGCGAGCCATCCCCTGTAAGATCTACAGTGACAAAAGCAGTAGCAGAGTTCCGGCGAACCCATGCAGACACCTGGAACTTCCAGAAAGATTCTTTTACTGAAGATCAGCTTGAG GTTTTGGCAGATACATCATCATCTTCGTCATATTTTGCTTGA